The DNA window CTTTCTCTTCTTTCAAGCTGAACAGGCTCTATGGCTATTCTATTCCCCTGTAGTAAGCCTGCTACACCTGTCAGTTTACGTTCCCGTTCTCCTCTGCATACTGGGCAATTGCAATGGTCTGTATAGCTCTCTGGTTCAGTATATGTTGTAATGACACCTTCAAAGTTTCTCAATACTACTTTATTTGGTGACATTGATATTATATAATTAGGCATTACTGGAGTTTTTCCTCCTCCTCCTGGAGCATCCACTACAAATGTTGGTACTGCATAGCCCGATGTATGTCCCCTAAGTCCCTCAATTATCTCTATTCCCTTTGATACAGAAGTTCTGAAGTGTTCTATTCCCATGGATAAGTCACATTGATAAATATAATAAGGTCTTACTCTTATTTTAACAAGATTTTGGACTAGCTCCTTCATTATATGAACACAATCATTGACTCCTCTTAGTAAAACTGATTGATTGCCTAATGGAATTCCTGCATCTGCTAGTTTAGTTATAGCCTTCTTTGATTCTTCTGTTATTTCCTTTGGATGATTAAAGTGAGTATTAAGCCATATTGGATGATACTTTTTAAGCATGCTTACTAGATCATCTGTAATTCTCTGTGGCAGTACTACTGGCACACGTGTACCTATTCTTATGATTTCAACATGTGGTATTTCCCTTAGTTTCTTTATTATTGTTTCAAGTCTTTCGTCTGATACTAAAAGTGCATCTCCCCCTGAGAGCAGTACATCTCTTACTTGTGGTGTATTTCTTATATATTCTATTGATGCCTCTATTCTATCCATTCCCATAGCTGAATCATGCTGTCCCGCAAATCTTCTTCTTGTACAATGCCTGCAATACATTGAGCATTGGTCTGTTATAAGCATAAGAACTCTATCAGGATATCTATGAGTAAGCCCTGGTACTGGTGAATCCGTGTCCTCATGAAGTGGATCTTCCATGTCTGCTGCACCTAAATGAGTTTCTAATATTGTAGGTATTGCTTGTTTTCTAATAGGGCATTCTTGATTATCCTTATCCATTAGTGATGCATAATAAGGAGTTATCCCCATTCTAAATTTTTTTAGTGTCTCTTCAATATCCTTCTCTTCTTTTTCTGTAAGATTTACCACCTGTTTTAGCTTATCTACTGTGGTTATTCGATTTCTAACCTGCCATTTCCAATCGTCCCATTCCTCTTGGGAAACGTTTTTCCATAGCTCAATATCTTTGTAGGATCTCACAAGAAAAACCTCCTTCTCCCCTATCACCCCTAAGCATACAGTTCTGTATAAATTTTTCTTAGGGTTTCACTTTCTCTCATTATTTGTAATGATATCTCTGCATGTCCTTTTGTATATCCGTTCCCTACTATCATTGTCACATCTTTTCCTACGCCTTCTGCTCCTAGAGCTGCCTTTGTGAAGCTGGTTGCCATGCTGAAGAAATAGATTAGTCCTCCGTCTCTTGTTGCAAGTATACTTGTCATTTCTGTATTTGGTATATTAACGCAGTTTATTGTTATATCTGCCATTCTTCCATTTGTCAGTTCTTTTACTTTATCATGTAATGCTACCGCATCTGTTGCATCTACTTT is part of the Proteiniborus sp. MB09-C3 genome and encodes:
- the ablA gene encoding lysine 2,3-aminomutase, translating into MRSYKDIELWKNVSQEEWDDWKWQVRNRITTVDKLKQVVNLTEKEEKDIEETLKKFRMGITPYYASLMDKDNQECPIRKQAIPTILETHLGAADMEDPLHEDTDSPVPGLTHRYPDRVLMLITDQCSMYCRHCTRRRFAGQHDSAMGMDRIEASIEYIRNTPQVRDVLLSGGDALLVSDERLETIIKKLREIPHVEIIRIGTRVPVVLPQRITDDLVSMLKKYHPIWLNTHFNHPKEITEESKKAITKLADAGIPLGNQSVLLRGVNDCVHIMKELVQNLVKIRVRPYYIYQCDLSMGIEHFRTSVSKGIEIIEGLRGHTSGYAVPTFVVDAPGGGGKTPVMPNYIISMSPNKVVLRNFEGVITTYTEPESYTDHCNCPVCRGERERKLTGVAGLLQGNRIAIEPVQLERRERVKNRV